From the genome of Arvicola amphibius chromosome 9, mArvAmp1.2, whole genome shotgun sequence:
TATTAGCGACTGTGTCTCCATGCAGCGCCTAGCTACCTGACTACCACATTTCATTCCTGAGTTTTGTATAGCACACAACATCCCTTCTCTCTATAAGAAGGcagctgaggcccagagaaggaaAACTGACCAATGACAAACTGGAAccaggacgggggggggggggggggggggcggtcacAGGGGACTCAGGCTGCTGCTCTTGACCATGAAGCAGGAGCACTTGCCTCTGAGGGACCATTTGCAGATACTTAGGATAAAACTTTGAGATCCCACACAGGCTGCTAGTATAGGGGGCAGGAGTGACTAGAGgaagccacccagctcccaagggCAGAGGCATCCCTAGGCATGGACTAGTCGTTATTGTATCCTGATGTTGCTAATGAGGACGGGAAGTGGAAATTAACTGAGAAGGCAGCTAGAGATGGGCGGGGAGAAGCcgccagaggcagaagctgcaaCTCGCCTAAACCCAAAGATGGTCTGGGGATGGTTAAAAAGCTAAGAGCTACCCAGGATCCCTGCCCAGATCCCTGCCGCCTCCAGGGCTACTCAATATGCGCATCTCAAGAGTCTTTGTTTATCTCCAATGAAATAGACTCCAAAACAAACTGGAAACACCAGATAAGTGTAAAAAATTAAGCCTCTTGATTTCCCCATGTCCTTACATCAAttattttgttctcttgtttttttgtgacagggttgtTTCATGTAgttgcctctggcctccaattTGCTATGTCCCcaaagctggccttaaattcctaatcctcctgttcttaagtgtcccaagtgctgggactatcagcatgtgccaccatacatgGCTGTAATGCAAAGAAGAGGAAACAGGCTTTTTGAGTACTATTTGAGCTacttgagtactggaattacaagcctGAGTGACCATTTCCACTTAGTAAACCAcgcccagtttatgcagtgctggagattgaattcGGGTCTTTGTATTTTGTAGGCAAGAGCTggaccaactgagctacatcctcagccctttgGTTACTTTTCAAAAAGAGTCTTACACAAGTCTTCCAAGGcctccattttctttcatctctgaaATGGGActatgagaacacacacacacatatttatacacatatatgcgcttttatacatatacatgcacatatatacatacatatacacatgtgtgtacacacacacacacacacacacacacacacacggtagctTAACTTGTAGCCTATTACTTGAGAGACTGGGACAGAAGGATGGCCCAGAGTTCCAGGCAAGTCTAGGATAAATATCAGGTTCCAGTTCTGCCTGAGTTAGTatgaaactccatctcaaaaagccaaaataaataaaatggactcgattatattaaaaatcaataGGGGTGGGCAAGAGAGATGGGTGACAGGCAGCTGAACCAGCTGGTGGCCGACAGAAAGTCCTCTCACCCTGTTTCCTCCCGACTTCTCCCCTAGATATGGAAGTGAGTGGGCAGAACTGGACCTTCGCTTTCGACTTCTCCTTTCTGAGCCAAGAAGAGGACCTGGCATGGGCGGAGCTCCGGTTGCAGTTGCCCCGCCCTATGGACCTCCCCACTGAGGGCCCACTCACCATTCAAATTTTCCACCAGGCCAAGCTGGACCCAGAGCAGGAGCCAGCGGACTGCCTGGAGCGAGTACGGATGGAGGAGTTCACTGTCACTCCGTCTCAGGTCACTTTTTCCTCGGGCAGCACTGTCCTGGAGGTCACCAGGCCACTCTCCAAGTGGCTGAAGAACCCCAGGGCACTGGAGAAGCAGGTGTCCAGTTTGAAAGGAAAGTGCTGGCATCAGTCCCGCACCCTGCCTGTCACTGCCACCAGCGCCAATGTGCTCATGCTGTACTCCAACCGgcctcaggagcagaggcagctgggtgGCGCCACTTTGCTCTGGGAAGCCGAAAGCTCCTGGCGGGCCCAGGAGGGACAGCTGTCTGGAGAGAGGGGCCGATGGGGCAGAAGGCACCGCAGACATCACATGCCAGACAGAAGCCAACTGTGTAGGAGGGTCAAGTTCCAGGTGGACTTCAACCTGATTGGCTGGGGTTCCTGGATCATCTACCCCAAACAGTACAACGCCTATCGCTGTGAGGGCGAGTGCCCTAACCCTGTAGGGGAGGAGTTTCACCCTACCAACCACGCCTATATCCAGGTACGTTGCCTGGAATGGAACATGCTAGACAGGGGATATGGCTTTAAGTCTGTGATGAGATAACTGGGTTTGGTCATTCAAGCACTTCCATGTTTGCTCCAGTGAGGATGCAGATTGCCACAGCACTGA
Proteins encoded in this window:
- the Nodal gene encoding nodal homolog, which codes for MSAHCFPILLVHAWWALLQPRSAIVAAFPLWTRGQPSSPSPLAYMLSLYRDPLPRADIIRSLQAQDMEVSGQNWTFAFDFSFLSQEEDLAWAELRLQLPRPMDLPTEGPLTIQIFHQAKLDPEQEPADCLERVRMEEFTVTPSQVTFSSGSTVLEVTRPLSKWLKNPRALEKQVSSLKGKCWHQSRTLPVTATSANVLMLYSNRPQEQRQLGGATLLWEAESSWRAQEGQLSGERGRWGRRHRRHHMPDRSQLCRRVKFQVDFNLIGWGSWIIYPKQYNAYRCEGECPNPVGEEFHPTNHAYIQSLLKRYQPHRVPSTCCAPVKTKPLSMLYVDNGRVLLEHHKDMIVEECGCL